CATCTGAAGTGAAACATCCTGGTTTTCTATTGGCAGAGAgacagtgatgtgtgtgtgtttgttgcatTACGATGGAGAACACTGATCAGGGTTTGAAACACAGCAATTAAAGAAAGGACCAGTACACCAGACTGAGCTCTACATGCAGTATATACATGGCTCATGTTTTTAAAGAGTTATAGGGTTTAAAATAATAAAGGTTCAGCTATTCCCCTATGTACACattcataaagcctttataacaGCTACATAAAACATAACTGTGTCATAGGTAGTCACAAACATTATGAACAACGGCATAAGCTAACCTTGTCTGCTAGTAGATTGGTAGTCAGGGTCCGGGGTTAAAGCTAACCTTGTCTGCTAGTAGATTGGTAGCCAGGGTCCGGGGTTAAAGCTAACCTTGTCTGCTAGTAGATTGGTAGCCAGGGTCCGGGGTTAAAGCTAACCTTGTCTGCTAGTAGATTGGTAGCCAGGGTCCGGGGTTAAAGCTAACCTTGTCTGCTAGTAGATTGGTAGCCAGGGTCCGGGGTTAAAGCTAACCTTGTCTGCTAGTAGATTGGTAGCCAGGGTCCGGGGTTAAAGCTAACCTTGTCTGCTAGTAGATTGGTAGCCAGGGTCCGGGGTTAAGGGGTTACAACTGACCTTGTCTGCGGTGTCTGCAGCCAGTAGGTTGGTAGCCAGGGTCTGTAGTTTGTGCGTGGCCATGTTCTTGAGCGCAGCCAGGCTGCGTCGTGTCATGGCCTGTTTCAGGTTGACCGCAGGGTGGCTCAGAGCGTCCACAGCGGCTGGCACCACCTCATCACACGCATTCAGGATCTCTACAGCCGTGATGCCCATCACACAACGGTCCAACGcacctgagagagagcgagaggggagggggagagcgagaggggagagagagagcgcgagggggagagagagagcgggggagagagagagcgcgagggggagagagagagcgcgaggggggagagagagagcgcgagggggagagagagagcgcgaggggagagagagagcgaggggggagagagagagcgcgagggggagagagagagcgagggggagagagagagcgcgaggagagagagagagcgagggagagagagagagcgcgagggagagcgcgagggagagagagcgagagagagagagagcgagagagagagagagagagagagagagagagagagagagagagagaataatcaGGACTTTCAGAGACAGTTCTGGTTGGGTTTAACAGGCTG
The DNA window shown above is from Salmo salar unplaced genomic scaffold, Ssal_v3.1, whole genome shotgun sequence and carries:
- the LOC123723866 gene encoding WD repeat-containing protein 7-like — its product is MLASRHLFPIQVIKWRPCDDYLVVGCSDGSVYVWQMDTGALDRCVMGITAVEILNACDEVVPAAVDALSHPAVNLKQAMTRRSLAALKNMATHKLQTLATNLLAADTADKVSCNPLTPDPGYQSTSRQG